The genomic stretch CGACGGGAGGCCTGCGGGCCCCGGTGCTCGAAGGTACCCAGTCGGGCCGCCTGCATCGCCAGTTGCTTTTCGACCTCCGGGGACCAACGGGAGAACTCAAGCCATTCCATGTGCGTGCTCCTTCGCGCCGCAGTGTTCGGGCACATCCGACCTCTTCAAGTCGCGAAAATCACGACGCCGCGCGTTGAAGCCGGCGACCAGTGGCGATTTCCCGACAAGGGTCGCCGTCTCAACCCGGGGACGTGGTCGCCATCTTTCAAAAGCCACTCCGGGATGTCGTGTTCCCGCGCGGCCGCCTGCCCTCCGAGGAGGGGCCTGCATTTCCTGCGCGGACCTGGGACACGTGGACATTCTTGCGCCGTCCGCGTCGTGCCCTCGTCGTGATTGCTGATACGGCTGCAACCTTTCACTCCCAAGGTCAAAACTCAAACATGCAAGGATTTCCACACCCAACGTTGAAGAGTTGAAGAGACAACGCAGGGGGAGGGTGGGGAATGACGCCGGCTTCCGAGTGAAAACAGGACATTCCAGGTCGTGGCTGATTTTGATATCGAAATGACTCAAAGGCAGCTCAGCACACGTACTCGCAACGGGAGGGAGAGATGGCTCCGGAGTCCGTTGATGTCATCATCGTGGGTAGTGGTCCGGTGGGAGCGATGGCGGCGAATCTCCTGGGACAGCAGGGGATTCGGACGCTGGTGGTGGAGCGTGAAGTCACGCCTCATGGCCAGTCCCGCGCCATCAGCGTGGATGACGAGGGCCAGCGCATCTTCCAGTCCGCGGGGCTGGTGGGCGACCTGGGCGCGGGCTTCTATCCGTGCAAGCGGCTGCAATACCTGAATGACTCGCTGCGCTCGCTGGCGGAGGTGGACTTCACCCGGTTGGACCGGCCGTTCGGCTACGTGCCCGCGGCCTTCTTCCAGCAGCCGCGCATGGAGGCGGTGCTTCGTCAGGGACTGAAGCGCTTTCCGCATGTGGACCTGTGGCTGGGCCACGAGGTGGAGTCCTTCGTCCAGGATGAAGACGGAGTCACCGCTCGCGTGAAGGAGGTCGCGGGGGAGCGCGCCGTCAATGTGCGCGCGCGCTTCCTGCTCGCGTGCGACGGCTCGCACAGCTCCATCCGCCGGCGGCTGGGCCTGAAGCTCGTGGGGACGACGGCGCTGGAGCACTCGCTGGCCATCACCGTGAAGGCGTCCTCACCCGAGCCCGACTTCACCAGCTACCTGTGCGGTCCCGTGCGCCGGGGGTTCATCGCCCGCACCGCGCCGAACGAGATTCGCTTCGACATCATCCTGGAGCCGGATGCGGACCTGAAGGCGGCGCGCTCGCCCGAAAACGTGCGGCGGCTGATTGGCTACTACCTGGACCCGGATTCGGTGGAGCTGGAGTCCGTCAAGATCTTCTCGTACCACAGCCGCATGTCCGAGCAGTGGCGGGTAGGCCGCGTGTTCCTCCTGGGCGACGCGGCGCACCTGATGCCGCCGTTCCTGGGGCAGGGGCTCTGCGCGGGCCTCCGGGACGCGGCGAACCTGACCTGGAAGCTCGGGCTGGTGCTCTCG from Myxococcus xanthus encodes the following:
- a CDS encoding bifunctional 3-(3-hydroxy-phenyl)propionate/3-hydroxycinnamic acid hydroxylase, producing the protein MAPESVDVIIVGSGPVGAMAANLLGQQGIRTLVVEREVTPHGQSRAISVDDEGQRIFQSAGLVGDLGAGFYPCKRLQYLNDSLRSLAEVDFTRLDRPFGYVPAAFFQQPRMEAVLRQGLKRFPHVDLWLGHEVESFVQDEDGVTARVKEVAGERAVNVRARFLLACDGSHSSIRRRLGLKLVGTTALEHSLAITVKASSPEPDFTSYLCGPVRRGFIARTAPNEIRFDIILEPDADLKAARSPENVRRLIGYYLDPDSVELESVKIFSYHSRMSEQWRVGRVFLLGDAAHLMPPFLGQGLCAGLRDAANLTWKLGLVLSGAADASLLDTYEEERRGHVSEVIRGSDAMGRVMMSGGRVMARVRNALIQVMYRLPVTGDFIRDYKVKPQMPLRRGFMHGAQREKGDVPEGSYFPQPRVERPDGETALLDDCLGEGFVVLTRPGASQEAQREALALADELGARWWQVAAADRAGSGGPDTLVDLDGRLGAWFAQYAADLVVLRPDRYVFGVAGGGKRGHLLGSLKGRVRPHSRPKGAEVRRAG